A stretch of the Deltaproteobacteria bacterium genome encodes the following:
- a CDS encoding HAMP domain-containing histidine kinase, whose product MKLARKLTLALLVGVVAVMAGYAYVQISREIVILDADLAKDVKFGRGAAAALEAIWATDGEARAREILGLIDRHGPDVVRLHWHSLEDLKAHPPATVSATDIQALKHRNVITLRQTTGGEWVRRIYVPMSIPGARPAVIEVVESLQAEHRYLNMNRRHIALATALVAAMCGFIAMGLGYWLVGRPMAQLRDRARAIGAGDLTGRVRVRQHDEIGDLAAELDVMSDRLAATRERLAAETEARIATLDQLRHTDRLTTVGRLAAGVAHELGTPLNVISNRAGKIVATEGAGGPAIEYARLIQEQAARMVVVIRQLLDFSRRHGPKLGLANLRTLTARTIDLLAPLAQKHRVTVELTAPDGEWFARVDQNQVQQALANVIMNGIQAMPHGGRLLVSIEACEALSPVDGPGGSTRPYLRIRIDDQGEGIAAADLPHIFEPFFTTKGVGEGTGLGLSVAHGIVSDHGGWIDVQSEVGKGTGVSIYLAAAEPGTVEAAS is encoded by the coding sequence ATGAAGCTCGCGCGCAAGCTGACCCTCGCGCTCCTCGTGGGCGTGGTGGCCGTCATGGCCGGGTACGCGTACGTGCAGATCAGCCGCGAGATCGTCATCCTGGACGCCGACCTCGCCAAGGATGTGAAGTTCGGCCGCGGGGCCGCCGCCGCGCTCGAGGCGATCTGGGCGACGGACGGCGAGGCGCGGGCGAGGGAGATCCTGGGGCTCATCGACCGTCACGGGCCGGACGTGGTCCGTCTGCACTGGCACTCTCTCGAGGACCTGAAGGCGCATCCACCAGCCACGGTCTCCGCGACCGATATTCAGGCGCTCAAGCACCGCAACGTGATCACCCTGCGTCAGACGACGGGTGGCGAGTGGGTCCGCCGCATCTACGTGCCGATGTCGATTCCCGGAGCCCGGCCGGCCGTCATCGAAGTGGTCGAGTCCCTGCAGGCCGAGCACCGCTACCTCAACATGAACCGGCGGCACATCGCGCTCGCCACCGCCCTCGTCGCCGCCATGTGCGGCTTCATCGCGATGGGGCTCGGCTACTGGCTCGTCGGCCGGCCGATGGCGCAGCTGCGGGACCGGGCGCGAGCCATCGGTGCCGGGGACCTCACGGGCCGGGTGCGGGTGCGACAACACGACGAGATCGGGGATCTCGCCGCGGAGCTCGACGTCATGAGCGACCGCCTCGCCGCGACCCGGGAGCGGCTGGCCGCCGAGACCGAGGCGCGCATCGCGACCCTGGACCAGCTTCGTCACACGGATCGCCTGACGACCGTCGGCCGGCTCGCGGCGGGCGTTGCGCACGAGCTCGGGACGCCGCTCAACGTGATCTCCAACCGGGCCGGCAAGATCGTCGCGACGGAGGGTGCCGGGGGGCCGGCGATCGAGTACGCGCGTCTCATCCAGGAGCAGGCCGCCCGCATGGTCGTCGTCATCCGCCAGCTCCTGGATTTCTCCCGGCGACATGGACCCAAGCTCGGCCTCGCCAACCTGCGCACGCTCACGGCCCGGACGATCGATCTGCTTGCGCCGCTCGCCCAGAAGCATCGCGTGACGGTCGAGCTCACGGCGCCGGACGGGGAGTGGTTCGCACGCGTCGATCAGAATCAGGTGCAGCAGGCGCTCGCCAACGTCATCATGAACGGCATCCAGGCGATGCCCCACGGCGGCCGCCTGCTGGTCTCGATCGAGGCCTGCGAGGCCCTCAGTCCGGTGGACGGACCCGGCGGCTCGACGCGTCCGTACCTCCGCATCCGCATCGACGATCAGGGCGAGGGCATCGCCGCAGCAGACCTGCCGCACATCTTCGAACCGTTCTTCACGACCAAGGGAGTCGGAGAAGGGACCGGGCTCGGGCTGTCCGTCGCACACGGGATCGTGTCCGATCACGGCGGCTGGATCGACGTCCAGAGCGAAGTGGGAAAGGGGACGGGTGTCTCGATCTACCTCGCCGCCGCCGAGCCGGGGACGGTGGAGGCCGCCTCGTGA